One stretch of Dokdonia sp. Hel_I_53 DNA includes these proteins:
- a CDS encoding flavin-containing monooxygenase yields MFDYVVIGGAQAGLSIAYHLKKLGRKFIVIDSKKEVGASWINRWDSLKLFTPTEFNHLPGLNFDAPKGHYPSKYEVAAYFKKYVEEYEIPIKLNTLVTSVSKKKDKFYIKFNDGIYESKNVVVATGPFHIPYTPPCNTKISKNVLQFHSNYYKGVHQLKDGDALVVGGGDSGYQILDEISRDSSRTVYFSGDTKVKTLPQQFLGKTLWWWFTRIGFLRYNKYSWVGRVLSGVTQPVIGVDVKGILSRNNVIPVGRTKDAEGKKIRFTNTTVSSIQNIVWATGYRPNFTWIDGLALDHHGYPENYRGVSSIEGLYFIGLPWLYTRGSATLGGVSKDARYLADFFDKK; encoded by the coding sequence ATGTTTGATTATGTAGTAATTGGGGGGGCGCAAGCTGGCTTATCAATAGCATACCATCTTAAAAAACTAGGGAGGAAATTTATAGTTATTGATAGTAAGAAGGAAGTGGGTGCATCTTGGATTAATAGATGGGATTCTCTAAAATTATTCACACCAACTGAATTTAACCATTTACCCGGTTTAAATTTTGATGCTCCAAAAGGACATTATCCATCAAAATATGAAGTAGCAGCCTATTTTAAAAAATATGTTGAGGAGTATGAAATTCCAATTAAATTGAATACACTCGTCACATCGGTTAGTAAAAAGAAAGATAAATTTTACATTAAATTTAATGACGGTATTTATGAGAGTAAGAACGTTGTTGTAGCAACAGGTCCTTTTCATATACCCTACACACCTCCATGCAATACTAAAATTTCAAAAAACGTACTTCAATTTCACAGTAATTACTATAAAGGCGTTCACCAATTAAAAGACGGTGATGCTTTAGTTGTAGGTGGAGGTGACTCTGGATATCAAATTCTGGATGAGATTTCTAGAGATTCATCTAGAACTGTATACTTTTCTGGTGACACTAAAGTAAAAACGTTGCCGCAACAATTTTTGGGTAAAACATTATGGTGGTGGTTTACTAGAATTGGGTTTTTACGCTACAATAAATACAGCTGGGTAGGAAGAGTTCTAAGTGGAGTTACCCAACCCGTGATAGGAGTAGATGTCAAAGGTATCTTATCTAGAAACAATGTGATACCAGTGGGAAGGACAAAAGATGCAGAGGGTAAAAAAATACGTTTTACGAATACTACCGTATCATCTATTCAAAATATAGTTTGGGCAACAGGGTATCGCCCTAATTTTACTTGGATTGATGGATTGGCACTGGACCACCATGGATATCCAGAAAACTATAGAGGTGTAAGTTCTATTGAAGGTCTATATTTTATAGGACTTCCTTGGCTATATACTAGAGGATCTGCAACCTTGGGGGGTGTTTCAAAAGACGCTAGATATCTCGCTGATTTTTTTGATAAAAAATAG
- a CDS encoding FMN-binding glutamate synthase family protein, translating to MEVFLEFIGNIKWWVWVILFLIILGIYDAFVQKRHIILRNFPIVGHFRYLLESIGPELRQYIVANNREELPFNRIERGWIYASAKNENNYEGFGTDRDITQSQYIFINNAMMPFKVEDNHPNAKDPYFLACAKVMGAGRRDRPYRPSSVINVSAMSYGSLSAKAVESLNRGCSKAYAYHNTGEGGLSSYHKTGSDVVFHFGTGYFGVRAEDGNFSMEKMKNLVAKNPQIRAIEVKLSQGAKPGKGGVLPGSKITEEIAEIRGVKVGEDVLSPPNHKAFNNVPELIQFVEEIASETGLPVGIKAAIGKLESWKELADIMKTTGKGPDFITIDGGEGGTGAAPPSFADHVALPWVYGFSDIYKIFKERQLTERIVFIGSGKLGFPAKAAMAFAMGVDCINVAREAMLAVGCIQAKVCHNNTCPTGIATQSKWLQRGINIPDKAERTHYYFKNFKKELLEITRACGYEHPCQLTMDDVDINLGDKSLTQTLADVYSYHKVPVPFKNTKTLMKCPDLGGNYNRKEVAKSIDQDDVRY from the coding sequence ATGGAAGTGTTTTTAGAGTTTATTGGAAATATAAAATGGTGGGTTTGGGTGATATTATTTCTAATTATACTGGGGATTTACGATGCTTTTGTTCAAAAAAGACACATTATATTACGCAATTTTCCAATTGTGGGCCACTTCCGATATCTGCTAGAAAGTATTGGTCCAGAACTGCGTCAATATATCGTGGCAAATAACCGTGAAGAACTACCTTTTAATCGTATAGAGCGCGGTTGGATCTACGCAAGTGCAAAAAATGAAAATAATTATGAAGGTTTTGGGACAGATCGTGACATCACTCAATCGCAATATATTTTTATAAATAATGCCATGATGCCCTTTAAAGTGGAAGACAATCACCCTAATGCTAAGGATCCCTATTTTTTAGCTTGCGCAAAGGTTATGGGTGCAGGTAGACGTGACCGCCCTTACAGACCGAGCTCTGTCATAAATGTAAGTGCGATGAGTTATGGAAGCCTATCTGCAAAGGCAGTAGAATCTCTTAATCGTGGCTGTTCAAAGGCTTATGCTTATCACAATACAGGAGAAGGAGGTCTCTCATCTTATCACAAAACAGGCAGTGATGTTGTTTTTCATTTTGGAACAGGATATTTTGGAGTACGTGCTGAAGATGGCAATTTCTCCATGGAAAAAATGAAAAATTTGGTTGCAAAAAACCCACAAATCAGAGCCATAGAGGTTAAACTCTCGCAAGGAGCCAAGCCTGGAAAAGGAGGAGTACTACCTGGGTCAAAAATCACAGAAGAAATTGCAGAAATACGGGGTGTAAAAGTAGGAGAAGATGTTCTTTCTCCACCTAACCACAAGGCGTTTAATAATGTTCCAGAACTCATACAGTTTGTTGAGGAAATTGCTTCAGAAACTGGATTGCCTGTGGGTATAAAGGCTGCTATAGGAAAGCTAGAATCTTGGAAAGAGCTCGCAGATATCATGAAAACGACAGGTAAGGGACCAGATTTTATCACTATAGATGGCGGCGAAGGAGGAACGGGTGCAGCTCCGCCAAGCTTTGCAGATCATGTTGCTTTACCTTGGGTATATGGATTTTCAGACATCTATAAAATATTTAAAGAACGTCAACTTACAGAACGGATTGTTTTTATAGGCTCTGGTAAACTTGGCTTTCCTGCAAAAGCTGCTATGGCATTTGCTATGGGAGTTGATTGTATTAATGTAGCTCGCGAGGCTATGCTTGCAGTAGGTTGTATACAAGCTAAAGTTTGCCATAATAATACGTGTCCTACAGGTATAGCTACACAAAGTAAATGGTTACAAAGAGGAATTAATATTCCAGATAAGGCAGAGCGCACACACTATTATTTCAAGAATTTTAAAAAGGAATTATTAGAGATTACACGCGCTTGTGGGTATGAGCATCCTTGCCAATTAACAATGGATGATGTGGATATCAATTTAGGAGATAAAAGTCTTACACAAACACTAGCTGATGTTTATTCATACCATAAAGTTCCAGTCCCATTTAAAAACACCAAAACGTTGATGAAATGTCCTGACCTAGGTGGTAATTATAATCGTAAAGAGGTCGCAAAGTCAATAGATCAAGATGATGTAAGATATTAA
- a CDS encoding DUF3810 domain-containing protein, protein MKKNRTYIIIALALPLQMLLVRLLAKYPTLIEEWYSNGLYPILSKGFRYALGWLPFSFGDLLYFAVILFALSEIIKLVTHRFKTYKSFLIKGCAVLSVIYFAFHLLWGMNYYRQPLHKAIGVENEYTTEELVAVTVKLIERSNILHRKLSVSDSLKVSFGKGDLEAYRREVFKQTLYGYKSLQEKFPKLNYPPPSIKNSLWRYPLSIMGYSGYLNPITNEAQINGMIPPHRWPVVSCHEQAHQLGFAKENEANFIAVMATLHNEDLYFQYSGSIFALRYCINDVYSRDAELGEELKSCMNLGILANYQDSRAFWDEMDNPLEPIFDLLYGNYLKANNQPAGLLSYSYMVALLVNYDKQFPNTF, encoded by the coding sequence TTGAAAAAGAACCGCACCTATATTATTATTGCTTTAGCACTGCCATTACAGATGCTTCTCGTTCGCTTACTAGCAAAATATCCTACATTAATAGAAGAATGGTATAGTAATGGATTATACCCGATACTTTCAAAAGGGTTTAGGTATGCCCTTGGCTGGCTTCCATTTTCTTTTGGAGATCTGTTATACTTTGCAGTTATTCTTTTCGCTTTAAGCGAAATAATAAAACTTGTAACGCACAGGTTCAAAACCTATAAGTCATTTTTAATTAAAGGATGTGCCGTGCTCTCTGTGATCTATTTTGCATTTCACTTGTTATGGGGGATGAATTATTATAGGCAGCCTTTACACAAAGCTATTGGTGTTGAGAATGAATATACTACAGAGGAGTTAGTAGCAGTTACAGTAAAACTGATTGAACGAAGTAATATACTTCATAGAAAACTTTCTGTAAGTGATAGTCTTAAAGTTAGTTTTGGGAAGGGTGATTTAGAAGCTTACCGTAGGGAAGTTTTTAAACAAACCTTATACGGATATAAGTCACTACAAGAAAAATTCCCAAAACTAAATTATCCTCCACCGAGTATTAAAAATTCTTTATGGAGATATCCACTTTCTATTATGGGATATAGCGGTTACTTGAATCCTATTACAAACGAAGCTCAAATTAACGGAATGATTCCTCCTCACCGTTGGCCTGTAGTTTCTTGCCACGAGCAAGCGCATCAACTAGGTTTTGCAAAAGAAAATGAAGCAAACTTTATTGCAGTAATGGCTACACTACATAATGAAGATCTTTATTTCCAGTATTCGGGTAGCATATTTGCATTACGCTATTGTATAAATGATGTATATAGTAGAGATGCAGAGCTAGGAGAAGAACTTAAGAGTTGTATGAATTTAGGTATTCTCGCAAATTATCAAGACTCGCGTGCTTTTTGGGATGAGATGGATAACCCATTAGAACCTATTTTTGACTTATTATATGGTAATTATTTAAAAGCAAACAATCAACCTGCAGGACTTTTAAGTTACAGCTATATGGTAGCGTTGCTTGTAAATTATGACAAGCAATTTCCAAATACGTTTTGA
- a CDS encoding amidohydrolase family protein, translating to MFFKKLLFFGLVSCSLSVFGQEYFPANGGVKSTNENFTVFTNATIHTSPSEIIKKGTLVVQDGKVTAVGRSVEIPDNALRIDLNGKHIYSSFIDIYTDFGIKAPKRESGGGRGSQYDNTREGHYWNDHIRAEQNGYDDFKYDTKKASEFLEAGFGVVATHQHDGIARGTGALIALNNDGTKAQRILEDQFGQYFSFDKSNTSNQSYPTSKMGATALLRQVQHDLDWYEKGNIETKDLSLEALSRNKALPQFFEGEGLYDDLRIDRIGDEFDINYVIVAGGDEYKRIGEVKEMNRTLILPLKFPDAFDMENPYAAEYVALSDMKHWNQAPTNPKALQDAGVTFALTTFSHKSPKDFKKHLMKAIKYGLSKEKALEALTTIPARLIGQSGKVGTLTKGAWANFMITSDEIFEEDTKLYEHWIQGKKKVFKDMTTVDIDGSYAIEIDGMSYTLEIENSTEKPKATLKKGSEKIASEFSYKDDWMTLVFAKAEGKFVRLIARAAAEGLNGKAVLADGSEKSFSSTKTALKSKEDKKGKEDKETVDIMPLTFPNMAFGYQSQPTSQTILITNATVWTNEAEGILKNTDVLIKNGKISAIGKGLKANGAMQVDGTGKHLTSGIVDEHSHIAAFAINEAGHNSTAEVRMYDVVNPDDSDIYRNLAGGVTSIQLLHGSANPIGGQSAVMKLKWGAAIDEMVLKDKKRIKFALGENVKQANWNSYSRFPQTRMGVEQVFVDYFTRAREYEKKKNSGQPYRIDEEMETIVEILNMDRLISCHSYVQSEINMTMKVAEQFGFNVDTFTHILEGYKVADKMAAHGAGGSTFSDWWAYKYEVNDAIPYNAAIMHNAGVTVAINSDDGEMSRRLNQEAAKIHKYGGVSEEDVWKMVTLNPAKLLKMDDKVGSIKVGKDGDVVVWSDHPLSIKARAEKTIIEGAVYFDIEKDKSLRKTVAQEKAQLTAMMIAAKNKGLKTTPAKKKEKQRMHCDTEKTLY from the coding sequence ATGTTCTTTAAAAAACTACTCTTTTTTGGATTAGTCTCTTGTTCGTTATCAGTCTTTGGTCAAGAGTACTTTCCTGCTAACGGTGGTGTAAAATCTACAAATGAAAATTTCACGGTTTTTACAAACGCCACCATTCACACATCACCATCAGAAATTATTAAAAAAGGCACCCTTGTGGTTCAAGACGGAAAGGTAACCGCTGTTGGGAGATCAGTTGAGATTCCGGACAATGCGTTACGTATAGATCTTAATGGTAAACACATATACTCTTCATTTATAGACATCTATACAGACTTCGGTATTAAAGCACCAAAAAGAGAATCTGGAGGTGGCCGTGGATCTCAATACGATAATACCCGCGAAGGCCATTATTGGAATGACCATATACGTGCAGAGCAGAATGGGTACGATGATTTTAAGTATGATACAAAAAAAGCAAGTGAGTTTCTCGAGGCTGGATTTGGAGTGGTAGCAACGCATCAACACGATGGTATTGCACGTGGTACAGGTGCTTTAATAGCACTTAATAACGATGGTACAAAAGCGCAACGCATTTTAGAAGATCAATTTGGTCAATATTTTTCGTTTGATAAAAGTAATACCTCTAACCAGTCATACCCTACTTCAAAAATGGGAGCAACGGCTTTATTACGTCAGGTACAGCATGATTTAGACTGGTATGAGAAAGGAAATATAGAGACGAAAGATCTTTCTTTAGAAGCGCTTTCGCGAAATAAAGCACTCCCTCAATTCTTTGAAGGCGAAGGGCTTTATGATGACTTACGAATTGATCGCATTGGAGATGAATTTGATATCAATTACGTAATCGTGGCTGGAGGAGATGAATATAAAAGAATAGGTGAAGTTAAAGAAATGAATAGAACTTTGATTTTACCACTCAAATTTCCTGATGCCTTCGATATGGAAAATCCATATGCAGCAGAGTATGTAGCACTCTCAGACATGAAGCATTGGAATCAAGCACCTACAAACCCAAAAGCGTTGCAGGACGCTGGAGTAACTTTTGCGCTTACTACCTTTTCACACAAATCTCCAAAAGATTTTAAAAAGCATTTAATGAAAGCCATAAAATATGGTCTATCAAAAGAAAAAGCTCTCGAAGCGCTTACTACAATTCCTGCCAGACTAATTGGACAATCCGGAAAAGTAGGAACGTTGACGAAAGGTGCTTGGGCTAATTTTATGATAACTTCAGATGAAATTTTCGAAGAGGATACAAAACTTTACGAGCATTGGATTCAAGGGAAAAAGAAGGTTTTTAAAGATATGACCACAGTTGATATTGATGGCTCTTATGCTATTGAAATAGATGGCATGTCCTATACCTTAGAAATTGAAAATTCTACAGAAAAACCTAAGGCAACTCTCAAAAAAGGATCAGAAAAAATTGCTAGTGAGTTTTCTTATAAAGATGATTGGATGACGCTTGTTTTTGCGAAAGCAGAAGGAAAATTTGTAAGGCTTATTGCTCGTGCCGCTGCAGAGGGACTTAATGGGAAAGCTGTACTAGCAGATGGAAGTGAAAAATCATTTTCTTCAACAAAAACAGCACTAAAAAGTAAAGAAGATAAGAAAGGCAAAGAGGATAAAGAAACAGTAGACATTATGCCATTAACTTTCCCTAACATGGCATTTGGGTACCAGTCACAACCTACTTCTCAAACTATTTTAATTACAAACGCGACCGTTTGGACTAATGAAGCAGAAGGCATTTTAAAAAATACAGATGTACTTATTAAAAACGGAAAAATAAGCGCGATAGGTAAAGGCCTAAAAGCAAATGGTGCGATGCAAGTAGATGGTACTGGAAAGCACCTCACTTCTGGAATTGTAGATGAGCATTCACATATTGCAGCTTTTGCCATAAATGAAGCGGGACATAATTCTACGGCAGAGGTACGCATGTATGATGTTGTAAATCCAGATGATTCTGATATTTATAGAAATCTTGCGGGAGGTGTAACTTCAATACAATTGTTGCATGGATCTGCAAATCCTATTGGAGGGCAATCTGCTGTGATGAAACTTAAATGGGGAGCAGCTATAGACGAAATGGTTCTTAAAGATAAAAAACGTATCAAATTTGCACTAGGTGAGAACGTTAAACAAGCTAACTGGAATAGTTATTCTCGATTCCCACAAACAAGAATGGGAGTGGAGCAGGTATTTGTAGATTATTTTACGAGAGCTCGTGAATATGAGAAGAAGAAAAATAGTGGACAGCCTTATCGTATTGATGAGGAAATGGAAACTATAGTAGAAATTTTGAATATGGATCGCTTAATTTCATGCCACTCTTATGTTCAGAGTGAGATAAATATGACGATGAAAGTTGCAGAGCAATTTGGCTTCAACGTTGATACGTTTACACATATTCTTGAAGGATATAAAGTAGCCGATAAAATGGCAGCTCATGGAGCCGGTGGTTCTACCTTCTCAGATTGGTGGGCTTATAAGTATGAGGTAAATGATGCAATACCTTACAATGCTGCAATAATGCATAATGCTGGAGTTACGGTAGCTATAAATTCTGATGATGGGGAAATGTCAAGACGTTTGAATCAAGAAGCCGCTAAAATCCATAAATATGGAGGAGTATCAGAAGAAGATGTTTGGAAAATGGTCACTTTAAATCCTGCAAAACTTTTAAAAATGGATGATAAAGTAGGAAGTATTAAAGTTGGGAAAGATGGTGATGTAGTTGTTTGGTCAGACCATCCTTTAAGTATTAAAGCAAGGGCAGAAAAAACAATCATAGAAGGAGCAGTATACTTTGATATAGAAAAGGATAAATCACTACGCAAAACAGTTGCACAAGAGAAAGCTCAACTTACTGCAATGATGATTGCAGCAAAGAATAAAGGCTTGAAAACAACTCCAGCAAAAAAGAAAGAAAAGCAACGTATGCATTGTGATACAGAAAAAACACTATACTAA
- a CDS encoding amidohydrolase family protein encodes MKALYRILVAVVFIFGTTAYGQQTPADTQATAYTITGATAHLGNGDVIKNATIIFENGKITSVESNSTATKGEVINAQGKHVYPGFIATNTTLGLVEVGAVRQSNDDDEIGDFIPHVRGIIAYNAESKVVESMRPNGVLLAQIRPVGGMISGSSSVVQLDAWNWEDAAYKTDEGIFLDWPNTMTRGRWWLGEEPGFKPSKKYAEEVQTVKNFFSNAKAYQGGSRITNLPYQAMKGVFDGTQKVYISANDQRQILDVIAFAKAYDLKNIVLVGGYQAYKVASELVAANIPVILQRVQGLPSMEDHDYDLPYRMPKLLMDAGVTVALGYDAEYWQVRNLPFYAGQVTQFGMSDEDALKMITENPAKIMGISNTTGTLEVGKDATLFISDGNALDMRTNQLSRAFIQGRDISLESHQTRLWKRYAEKYNND; translated from the coding sequence ATGAAAGCATTATATAGAATACTCGTAGCTGTAGTTTTCATTTTTGGAACAACAGCTTATGGACAACAAACCCCTGCAGATACCCAAGCTACTGCTTACACTATAACAGGGGCCACAGCACACTTAGGTAACGGTGATGTTATCAAAAATGCAACAATTATTTTTGAAAATGGAAAAATCACTTCTGTAGAAAGTAATAGTACTGCTACAAAAGGAGAGGTGATCAACGCGCAAGGAAAGCATGTTTACCCTGGATTTATCGCGACAAACACTACATTAGGCCTCGTAGAGGTAGGTGCTGTAAGGCAATCTAATGATGATGATGAGATAGGAGATTTTATACCTCACGTAAGAGGTATCATTGCGTATAACGCAGAGTCAAAAGTTGTAGAAAGTATGCGCCCTAACGGAGTTCTATTAGCGCAAATACGTCCAGTTGGAGGTATGATTTCAGGATCTTCATCTGTCGTGCAACTTGATGCTTGGAATTGGGAAGACGCTGCTTATAAAACAGACGAAGGTATATTTCTTGACTGGCCTAATACAATGACAAGAGGGCGCTGGTGGCTAGGCGAGGAGCCCGGTTTTAAGCCTAGCAAGAAATATGCAGAAGAGGTACAAACTGTAAAAAATTTCTTTTCAAATGCTAAGGCATACCAAGGAGGCAGTAGGATTACAAACTTACCTTATCAGGCTATGAAAGGCGTTTTTGATGGTACTCAAAAGGTATATATTTCTGCAAATGATCAACGACAGATTTTAGATGTTATCGCTTTCGCGAAAGCGTATGATCTTAAAAACATTGTATTAGTTGGTGGGTATCAAGCTTATAAAGTAGCCAGCGAACTCGTAGCTGCAAATATTCCAGTGATTTTACAAAGAGTTCAGGGACTACCATCCATGGAAGATCATGACTATGATTTACCTTATAGAATGCCAAAGTTACTTATGGACGCAGGTGTCACTGTAGCTTTAGGTTATGATGCCGAATACTGGCAGGTACGTAACCTTCCTTTTTATGCGGGACAAGTAACGCAATTTGGAATGAGTGATGAAGATGCCCTTAAAATGATTACAGAGAATCCAGCAAAAATTATGGGAATTTCTAATACAACAGGAACTTTAGAAGTAGGCAAAGATGCAACACTTTTTATAAGTGATGGGAATGCATTAGACATGCGTACAAACCAACTTTCCAGAGCTTTTATACAAGGACGCGATATTAGCCTAGAGTCTCATCAGACAAGACTTTGGAAACGATATGCAGAGAAATACAATAATGATTAA
- a CDS encoding NAD(P)H-hydrate dehydratase: MKIYTPEQIYAADKATIAKEGIPSYNLMERAGGYVYEWIHQRLQGQPVPIKVFCGIGNNGGDGLVIARLLLKNGYNVDTYIVNCSEKRSPDFLLAYDELKSEVKKWPELIKDKNDFPEISPQDIVVDAIFGIGLNRCPDDWVKELFVKINQSKAYTLSIDMPSGMYAHKGLDQDDVVINATFVLSFMSPKLAFFLPDTGKYVQMWDTIDIGLDPEFLSNLNTDAVLVGKQDIQKLYRGRSQFSHKGMFGHSMIIGGSFGKMGAVTLACKAASRAGSGLVTAYVPQIGVSILQTALPEIMVETDNFNGKVFEEIDFQTEATAIGIGPGMGTDEKTISAMQAFLKTQKSPIIIDADAINCISRRPDLMDEVPELSIFTPHPGELERLVGKWKDDFDKLEKTAKFAKKYNVILAIKGAHTITIYEGNYHINTTGNPGLSTAGTGDVLTGAITGLLAQNYKPLEATIMGVYLHGLAADIAVNQYGVEGLIAGDVVEFLGRAVMDLFAKPEKE, from the coding sequence ATGAAAATTTATACTCCAGAACAAATTTACGCTGCAGATAAAGCAACTATAGCAAAGGAAGGAATTCCATCCTATAATTTAATGGAACGCGCTGGTGGATATGTGTATGAGTGGATACATCAGAGATTACAAGGGCAACCAGTACCTATTAAAGTTTTTTGCGGTATAGGAAATAATGGCGGAGATGGTCTTGTTATAGCGAGATTACTACTTAAGAATGGTTATAACGTAGATACTTATATTGTAAACTGCAGTGAAAAGCGTTCACCAGATTTCTTGCTTGCTTACGATGAACTTAAAAGCGAAGTAAAAAAATGGCCAGAACTCATCAAAGATAAAAATGATTTTCCTGAGATAAGCCCGCAAGATATCGTGGTAGATGCCATTTTTGGGATAGGATTAAATCGATGTCCTGATGATTGGGTCAAAGAGTTGTTTGTAAAGATTAATCAATCTAAAGCATACACCCTCTCTATAGATATGCCATCAGGAATGTACGCACATAAGGGGCTTGATCAAGATGATGTAGTTATTAATGCAACATTTGTGTTAAGTTTCATGTCACCAAAACTTGCTTTCTTTTTACCAGATACTGGTAAATATGTGCAGATGTGGGATACTATAGATATTGGGTTGGATCCTGAGTTTTTATCAAATTTGAATACAGATGCCGTACTCGTAGGTAAACAAGATATACAGAAACTCTATCGTGGCAGATCTCAATTCTCACACAAGGGAATGTTTGGTCATAGTATGATTATAGGTGGAAGTTTTGGTAAAATGGGAGCAGTAACGCTTGCTTGTAAAGCTGCATCCAGAGCAGGAAGTGGTTTAGTCACCGCTTATGTTCCTCAAATAGGGGTGTCTATATTGCAAACAGCACTTCCAGAAATTATGGTTGAGACAGATAATTTTAATGGTAAAGTGTTTGAAGAAATTGATTTTCAAACGGAAGCAACCGCAATAGGTATTGGTCCTGGAATGGGAACTGACGAGAAAACTATAAGTGCAATGCAAGCATTCCTTAAAACTCAAAAATCCCCTATTATAATTGATGCAGATGCGATTAATTGTATTTCAAGAAGACCAGACTTGATGGATGAAGTTCCAGAACTTTCGATATTTACACCGCATCCAGGAGAGTTAGAGCGACTAGTAGGGAAGTGGAAAGATGATTTTGATAAACTTGAAAAAACTGCAAAATTTGCTAAGAAATACAATGTGATTTTAGCAATAAAAGGAGCACATACAATAACTATTTATGAAGGAAACTACCATATAAACACAACGGGTAACCCAGGCCTGTCTACAGCCGGTACAGGTGATGTGCTCACTGGAGCAATTACAGGGTTACTTGCTCAAAATTACAAACCATTGGAAGCGACTATAATGGGAGTTTATTTGCATGGACTAGCTGCAGATATTGCCGTAAATCAATACGGTGTTGAGGGTCTCATAGCTGGCGATGTAGTGGAGTTTTTAGGTAGAGCAGTGATGGATCTTTTTGCAAAGCCAGAAAAAGAATAA
- a CDS encoding type 1 periplasmic binding fold superfamily protein, protein MKKIIYFTTVLFISLTIFSCIDNDDDGLIPQVINEEEVISTVQITLTNTVDGEVIVLRSVDTDGEGGDEPVITVSDNLDANTNYTSRIQFLNETVSPAENITEEVEEEALEHQIIFTVQTSLDTNITYSNFDSNGNPLGTEIALVTGNPSAGNITVTLRHEPSKPNDGTLNGAGGETDAQVVFPVIIE, encoded by the coding sequence ATGAAAAAAATAATTTATTTTACTACAGTTCTTTTTATATCACTTACAATATTTTCTTGTATAGATAATGATGATGATGGTTTAATACCTCAAGTTATTAATGAAGAAGAGGTTATATCAACAGTACAAATTACTCTCACAAATACTGTAGATGGAGAGGTTATTGTCTTGAGATCTGTAGATACTGATGGTGAAGGTGGAGATGAACCTGTAATTACCGTTTCTGATAATCTTGATGCAAATACAAATTATACATCTAGAATTCAATTTTTAAACGAAACCGTATCTCCAGCAGAGAATATAACTGAAGAGGTTGAAGAAGAAGCTCTCGAGCATCAAATTATTTTTACAGTTCAAACCTCTTTAGATACGAATATTACTTATAGTAATTTTGATTCAAATGGAAATCCGTTAGGAACTGAAATAGCTCTAGTTACAGGTAACCCTAGTGCAGGAAATATAACAGTAACCTTGCGCCATGAACCTTCAAAACCAAATGATGGTACCTTAAACGGTGCTGGAGGAGAAACAGATGCGCAAGTTGTGTTCCCAGTAATTATAGAATAA